One Candidatus Omnitrophota bacterium DNA window includes the following coding sequences:
- a CDS encoding amino acid adenylation domain-containing protein: MKLGEFSLFQEKDKGGDLLDLVKKFNRNRTDYPKNQTVHAIFSKQAAKTPGAVAVIHGDESLTYRELDERSNRLARFLLTQRLESESLVGVMLDRSLEMAVALVGILKAGCAYLPINYDLPFPRIQYMLNDACVRVLLSEKRYIRTLNKLQWECPKLQAIFCLDSRDIYAEPEETGEMMKEEMWEFIRRDVFDDISGGGWRSSYTGEWLSREVMDEYGDNIRQKMAPYLNQRSRVLEIGCASGISLFRLAPLAGFYCGTELSRDILHWTEREIQKRGWKNIRLAPLAAHEIDRLEEKNFDAVIFNSVIQCFSGYNYLRDALRKAIALMNDEGRIFLGNLWDEDLKADFVRSLQQFAREHASERYSTKIDRSEELFLSRTFLQDLRHDFPEIAAIEFSQMLGQAKSELSEYGYDAILTIDKKNTKTHPPLPPRSKHQFDLRALDNLSADPVEERGCGNHLAYLIYTSGTTGLPKGAMIEHRSILRLVLNTNYIDLGESDRILQTGALAFDASTFEIWEALLNGGAVCFLEEEDLLNAVELGHLIQKHKITTIFLTTSLFNMLVSENVEIFQDLKTLLTGGEKASVHHFNKIRKAFPSLTLKHVYGPTENTTFTTFFNVEKCYERDVPIGAPIANSSVYILNENLQPVPIGVPGELCTGGDGLARGYWNDPALTARKFIPHPFATGERLYRTGDFARWLPDGAVEFLERMDDQVKVRGYRIEPGDIAACILHFNGVKEAFVLAKNLGDESNELIAYATGDKLDVNSLREFLKGELPDYMIPAHLIPLDKLPLNASGKVDRRALPEPARQPLTKSQSYAPPQSETEKQLAAIWEEALDRQGIGVLDDFFDSGGHSLKVAKVVSLIEKRMKVVIPFTVIFKAPTIRELALRILDCAKFGWEGIDEAMVLLSGKTDGPNLFAFPPGTGDAASYIQAAESLKPCCFYGFNFIEAASRIKDYADLVMSVDPEGPYLFLGYSSGGNLAFHAAKEIENRGKRVSDIIMIDSGRKTERFHFDDEEVQKVADEFLNHESNRPYLTNSVLREKAERMIRHSYACFENLIDDFIVDANIHVILCDNSTDEYRDERGRLISNKKGWSEAARGEFKTYQGAGDHNHMLYKPYLEKNAKLIREIIDKTLTANRLAKKPHAKFNYSSPKLGVGSGGGCVKSNKINPPLTPPKLGGRI; the protein is encoded by the coding sequence ATGAAACTTGGCGAATTCTCCCTATTCCAAGAGAAAGACAAAGGCGGCGATCTTCTCGATCTCGTTAAGAAATTCAATCGGAATCGAACAGATTACCCCAAAAACCAAACCGTCCACGCCATTTTCTCCAAGCAAGCGGCCAAGACGCCCGGCGCCGTCGCCGTCATTCACGGGGATGAAAGCTTAACTTATCGAGAACTAGACGAGCGCTCCAACCGCTTAGCTCGTTTCTTATTAACGCAGAGATTGGAATCCGAATCGTTAGTCGGCGTAATGCTCGACCGCTCATTGGAAATGGCCGTCGCTCTCGTCGGCATTCTCAAAGCAGGCTGCGCCTATCTCCCCATCAATTACGATCTCCCTTTTCCGCGCATCCAATATATGTTGAACGACGCCTGCGTCCGCGTTCTCCTTTCGGAAAAACGCTATATCCGCACGCTCAACAAACTGCAATGGGAATGCCCGAAATTACAGGCGATCTTCTGCCTGGACAGCCGCGATATCTACGCCGAACCCGAAGAGACGGGCGAGATGATGAAGGAAGAGATGTGGGAATTCATCCGGCGCGACGTCTTCGACGACATTTCCGGCGGCGGCTGGCGCAGCAGTTACACCGGCGAATGGCTTAGCCGCGAAGTCATGGACGAATACGGAGATAACATCCGGCAAAAAATGGCGCCCTATCTGAACCAGCGTTCGCGTGTGTTGGAAATCGGCTGCGCCTCAGGCATCAGCCTCTTCCGCCTGGCGCCGCTGGCGGGATTCTATTGCGGGACGGAATTATCCCGCGATATTCTCCATTGGACGGAACGGGAAATCCAAAAACGGGGATGGAAAAATATTCGCCTCGCGCCATTGGCCGCTCATGAAATCGACCGTCTGGAAGAAAAGAATTTCGACGCCGTCATCTTCAATAGCGTGATTCAATGCTTCAGCGGCTATAACTACCTGCGGGATGCGTTGCGCAAAGCCATCGCGCTCATGAACGATGAAGGCCGCATCTTTCTGGGCAATCTATGGGACGAGGATTTGAAAGCGGATTTCGTCCGTTCTCTCCAGCAATTCGCCCGCGAACACGCCAGCGAAAGGTATTCGACGAAGATCGACCGTTCCGAAGAACTATTCCTATCGCGAACGTTTCTGCAAGACCTACGCCACGATTTCCCCGAAATCGCCGCCATCGAATTTTCCCAAATGCTGGGTCAGGCTAAGAGCGAACTATCCGAATACGGCTACGACGCCATTCTTACGATCGATAAAAAGAATACTAAAACACATCCGCCCCTACCGCCGAGAAGCAAGCATCAATTCGACTTGCGGGCATTGGACAATCTTTCCGCCGATCCCGTAGAAGAACGAGGCTGCGGCAACCATCTCGCCTATCTCATCTACACGTCCGGCACTACCGGCCTGCCCAAGGGAGCAATGATCGAACATCGTTCCATCCTGCGGCTGGTTTTGAATACGAATTACATCGATCTCGGCGAATCCGACCGAATTTTGCAAACGGGCGCGCTCGCCTTCGACGCCTCGACGTTTGAAATTTGGGAGGCGTTATTGAATGGCGGGGCTGTATGCTTTCTGGAAGAAGAGGATTTATTGAACGCTGTCGAATTGGGACATTTGATCCAAAAGCATAAGATCACCACGATCTTTTTGACTACCAGCTTATTCAATATGCTGGTAAGCGAAAATGTTGAAATATTCCAGGATTTGAAAACGCTGCTCACCGGCGGCGAAAAAGCCTCCGTCCATCACTTCAACAAAATCCGCAAGGCCTTCCCTTCCCTGACGCTGAAGCATGTTTACGGCCCCACGGAAAATACGACCTTCACAACCTTCTTTAATGTGGAAAAATGCTACGAGCGCGATGTTCCCATCGGCGCGCCCATCGCCAATTCTTCCGTCTATATTCTCAACGAAAATCTGCAGCCGGTTCCCATCGGTGTTCCCGGCGAACTATGTACGGGAGGCGATGGATTGGCGCGGGGCTATTGGAACGATCCGGCTTTGACAGCGCGCAAATTCATCCCTCACCCTTTCGCAACCGGCGAACGCCTCTACCGCACCGGCGATTTTGCCCGCTGGCTGCCGGACGGCGCCGTCGAATTTCTGGAACGCATGGACGACCAAGTGAAAGTGCGCGGCTATCGCATCGAGCCGGGCGATATCGCCGCTTGCATTTTGCATTTCAACGGCGTGAAGGAGGCCTTTGTCTTAGCGAAGAATTTGGGAGACGAAAGCAATGAATTGATCGCTTATGCGACGGGCGACAAGTTGGATGTCAACTCTCTGCGCGAGTTTCTTAAAGGCGAATTGCCCGATTACATGATCCCCGCCCATCTCATTCCTTTGGATAAGCTGCCTCTCAACGCCAGCGGCAAGGTGGACCGCCGCGCCCTGCCCGAACCGGCAAGGCAGCCCCTGACGAAGAGCCAATCCTACGCGCCGCCGCAATCGGAAACGGAAAAACAACTCGCCGCAATCTGGGAAGAAGCGCTGGACCGCCAGGGCATCGGCGTCCTTGACGATTTCTTCGATTCCGGCGGCCATAGTTTGAAAGTGGCTAAAGTGGTCTCGCTCATCGAAAAAAGAATGAAGGTCGTCATTCCCTTTACCGTCATCTTCAAAGCCCCCACTATCCGCGAACTGGCGCTACGCATCCTCGATTGCGCCAAATTCGGCTGGGAAGGCATTGACGAAGCGATGGTTCTATTAAGCGGAAAAACGGACGGCCCCAATCTCTTCGCTTTCCCGCCGGGGACGGGAGACGCCGCCAGTTACATCCAAGCCGCAGAGAGTTTGAAGCCTTGCTGTTTTTATGGATTCAATTTCATCGAAGCCGCTTCCCGCATTAAGGACTACGCCGATTTAGTCATGTCCGTCGATCCGGAAGGGCCGTATCTCTTCCTGGGCTACTCCAGCGGCGGCAATCTAGCTTTTCACGCCGCCAAAGAGATCGAAAACCGGGGCAAGCGCGTATCCGATATCATCATGATCGATTCGGGCAGAAAGACGGAGCGTTTTCATTTCGATGATGAGGAAGTGCAAAAAGTCGCCGACGAATTTCTCAACCATGAAAGCAACCGGCCTTATTTAACCAATAGCGTTTTGCGGGAAAAAGCGGAGCGCATGATCCGCCATTCTTACGCCTGCTTCGAGAATCTTATCGACGATTTCATTGTTGACGCCAATATCCACGTCATCCTCTGCGATAACTCCACCGACGAATACCGCGACGAACGCGGCCGCCTCATATCGAACAAGAAAGGTTGGAGCGAAGCCGCTCGAGGCGAATTCAAAACCTATCAAGGGGCCGGAGATCATAACCACATGCTCTACAAGCCCTATTTGGAAAAGAACGCTAAACTGATCCGAGAAATCATAGACAAAACCTTAACCGCTAATCGTCTTGCAAAAAAACCTCATGCAAAATTCAATTATTCCTCCCCCAAGCTTGGGGTAGGTTCAGGAGGGGGTTGCGTTAAGTCTAACAAAATCAACCCCCCTCTAACTCCCCCCAAGCTTGGGGGGAGAATTTAA
- the ectB gene encoding diaminobutyrate--2-oxoglutarate transaminase — MTNIFQRRESEVRSYCRSFPVVFERAKDSFLYDAAGRAYLDFFCGAGTMNYGHNPDEMKKALIEYLQNDGVIHSLDMMTAAKKTFLERFESIILQPRGLDFKIQFVAPSGANAIEAALKLSRAVKNRSNVIAFTNSYHGLSAGALSVTSNSFYRREAYIQRSNAVFMPYDGYFGPDIDTIEYLRKYLEDESSGLDRPAAVVIETTQAEGGVRSASDRWLQQLQWLCREFDMLMIVDDVQVGNGRAGTFFSFERAGIQPDMVAMSKAIGGCGLPLSILLLKPELDQWKPGEHTGTFRGNNLAFVAASEALRYWETNDFSQTIAHKSQIMADRLNQIKTKYPQLDIQIRGVGMIYGMEIPNPEISQAAASEAFNQGLIVELCGVKHNVIKFLPPLTIKENYLTLGLDIIDKSLQSVLSKISVAAIGDFL; from the coding sequence ATGACGAATATTTTTCAGCGTAGAGAATCCGAAGTACGCTCCTACTGCCGTTCCTTTCCCGTTGTCTTCGAGAGAGCCAAAGATTCGTTCCTCTACGACGCTGCGGGACGAGCTTATCTCGATTTTTTCTGCGGGGCGGGAACCATGAACTACGGCCATAATCCCGACGAGATGAAGAAGGCGCTGATCGAATACCTGCAAAACGACGGCGTCATTCATAGCCTGGATATGATGACGGCGGCTAAGAAAACTTTTCTGGAACGCTTCGAATCCATCATCCTGCAGCCGCGCGGCCTGGATTTCAAAATCCAATTCGTCGCCCCCTCCGGCGCCAACGCCATCGAAGCGGCTTTGAAACTATCCCGCGCCGTGAAAAACCGCTCTAACGTCATCGCCTTCACGAATAGTTATCACGGCCTCAGCGCCGGAGCCTTATCGGTTACTAGCAATTCCTTCTACCGCCGCGAAGCCTATATCCAACGTTCCAACGCGGTCTTTATGCCCTATGACGGTTATTTCGGACCAGATATCGATACGATCGAATATCTGCGCAAATATTTGGAAGATGAAAGCAGCGGCCTTGACCGGCCAGCGGCGGTTGTCATAGAAACGACGCAAGCCGAAGGCGGAGTACGTTCGGCCAGCGATCGATGGCTGCAACAATTGCAATGGCTTTGCCGCGAATTCGATATGCTCATGATCGTGGATGACGTTCAGGTCGGTAATGGCCGCGCCGGAACCTTCTTCAGTTTCGAACGCGCCGGAATCCAGCCGGATATGGTTGCCATGTCCAAAGCCATCGGCGGCTGCGGCCTTCCCCTCTCGATTCTATTGCTCAAGCCTGAATTGGATCAGTGGAAGCCGGGTGAGCATACTGGCACCTTCCGGGGAAATAACCTTGCATTTGTGGCCGCCTCGGAAGCGCTGCGTTACTGGGAAACCAACGACTTTTCCCAAACTATCGCCCATAAATCCCAAATTATGGCGGATCGATTGAACCAAATCAAAACGAAATACCCCCAATTGGATATCCAGATTCGTGGAGTGGGTATGATCTACGGCATGGAGATTCCCAATCCCGAAATCAGCCAGGCCGCCGCCAGCGAGGCTTTCAATCAAGGCTTGATCGTGGAATTATGCGGCGTGAAGCATAACGTTATCAAATTCCTGCCGCCATTGACTATCAAGGAAAATTACTTGACGCTTGGATTGGATATTATTGATAAAAGCCTGCAATCCGTTTTGTCGAAGATATCGGTGGCCGCCATCGGCGATTTCCTATGA
- a CDS encoding NAD-dependent epimerase/dehydratase family protein — MNILITGSSGQIGTNLGLRLLNEGHNVLGVDFRPNDWTQKIPTRLVDLTSDCVGRMLELIKGFQIELIVHLAAYAKVFELVREPSRALENVTMTFHAAESARLAEIPIIFGSSREVYGDIHRQKTNESCADFVVAESPYSASKIAGEAFIYSYSQCYGLPYIVFRFSNVYGRYDNDLERMERVTPLFIKRISQELPIVIHGKEKILDFTYIDDCVDGICLGIKKLLSKEVVNQTINLAYGDGSSLEDLARFIGKAVGVDPKISFTPTQPGEVTRYIADISKAEKLLGYHPHTTLSEGIPKSVAWSRQFEEEKRRT; from the coding sequence TTGAATATACTTATTACCGGATCGAGCGGACAGATTGGAACTAATCTGGGATTGCGGTTGTTGAATGAAGGGCATAACGTGTTGGGCGTCGATTTTCGTCCCAACGATTGGACGCAAAAAATTCCAACCCGTCTTGTAGACCTCACAAGCGATTGCGTTGGGCGCATGTTGGAACTCATCAAAGGCTTTCAGATCGAGTTGATTGTCCATCTCGCCGCTTACGCCAAGGTCTTCGAACTAGTGCGCGAACCCTCGCGCGCCTTGGAAAACGTAACTATGACCTTTCACGCCGCCGAGAGCGCCCGGCTGGCGGAAATCCCGATTATCTTCGGCAGTTCGCGCGAGGTTTACGGCGACATCCACCGCCAAAAAACCAACGAATCCTGCGCCGATTTCGTCGTCGCCGAAAGCCCCTATTCCGCCAGTAAAATCGCGGGCGAGGCGTTTATCTATTCCTATTCCCAATGCTACGGCTTGCCCTACATCGTCTTTCGTTTTAGTAACGTCTATGGGCGCTACGACAACGATTTGGAGCGCATGGAGCGGGTGACGCCGCTTTTTATCAAACGCATCTCGCAGGAATTGCCCATCGTCATCCACGGCAAAGAGAAAATCCTCGATTTCACCTATATCGACGATTGCGTGGATGGTATTTGTTTGGGGATTAAAAAACTTCTGAGCAAGGAAGTCGTAAATCAAACGATTAACCTAGCTTATGGCGATGGTAGTAGTTTGGAAGACCTGGCTCGGTTTATCGGAAAAGCCGTCGGCGTCGATCCTAAAATCTCCTTCACTCCCACCCAACCCGGTGAAGTAACCCGTTATATCGCCGACATCTCAAAAGCGGAAAAACTTCTCGGCTACCACCCGCATACGACTCTCAGCGAGGGCATCCCCAAGTCTGTCGCCTGGAGCCGTCAATTCGAAGAAGAAAAACGCCGTACTTGA
- a CDS encoding DUF1232 domain-containing protein, which yields MNSRNPFLFSRFMETIGHFSPAAILTFIYHLPNFIRLFSRLLNDPRVPLHLKLFCYFAIAYFFLPFDLIKDFPSLLFGRVDDVVLLIWSFRKLVMDTPPEIVQEHVDALSARRPRA from the coding sequence ATGAATAGCAGAAATCCTTTCCTTTTCTCGCGCTTCATGGAGACGATAGGCCATTTTTCTCCGGCGGCGATTCTTACATTTATTTATCATCTTCCAAATTTTATCCGGCTATTTTCCCGTTTGTTGAACGATCCGCGAGTGCCGCTTCATCTGAAATTGTTTTGCTATTTCGCCATCGCCTATTTTTTTCTGCCTTTCGATCTTATTAAAGATTTTCCTTCTCTTCTTTTTGGCCGGGTAGACGACGTAGTTCTGTTGATCTGGTCTTTCCGCAAATTGGTGATGGATACGCCGCCGGAAATCGTCCAAGAACACGTTGACGCCCTCAGCGCAAGAAGGCCGCGCGCATGA
- a CDS encoding DUF4434 domain-containing protein: MFSGSILPRLFLLCCSITSLLAIPSASYCAETENKTPSVYSASPEVRLTVIPPSPITDQIVLDVRGGFDNAAEESTAWQAELYFDKIDSDRLLQKAEGTVAPKSCAGVYFRCPAAGRAGRHDLILTLKMNGGVQCASTTIEILPSPIRSVRKIDGAWSGIVHWSEQEGKRWNPEIRKMKDGDWRELMRAMNEIEMNIVVIEETLRHQEYHGKHQIEKNGYKGLAFYPSQLYPGRMEMAAKDPIDAILSEADMRGMFVFLGVGMYAWFDFTPASLEWHKRTAEELWQRYGHHSSFYGWYISEEAAGSLAPFSSNKPEDVQRYREEIVQFFKGFREYVQRFAPEKPIMLAPNCHSMKSGEKTWCELLKYCDIVCPFGFHRMPENDVSGEEAAQWLQTLCDEAGAHLWMDMEVFLFGPENDLYPRPIDGLVSDLVRFPNFEKILCFQYPGLMNAQWASLKPGGPDTVKLYEDYKKYLDEQWLPQHQLTETKP; this comes from the coding sequence ATGTTTAGTGGATCGATCCTTCCTCGCCTTTTTTTGTTATGTTGCTCCATCACATCATTATTAGCGATCCCATCAGCGTCTTATTGCGCAGAGACAGAAAACAAGACGCCATCCGTCTACTCTGCCTCGCCGGAAGTCAGGCTTACGGTTATTCCGCCATCCCCCATTACGGATCAAATCGTCCTGGATGTCCGCGGAGGATTCGATAACGCCGCAGAGGAATCCACGGCGTGGCAAGCGGAACTCTACTTTGACAAGATCGATTCCGATCGCCTTCTGCAAAAGGCGGAGGGAACCGTTGCGCCGAAATCTTGCGCAGGAGTCTATTTTCGCTGTCCCGCCGCCGGACGGGCGGGACGTCATGATTTGATACTGACTCTCAAGATGAACGGCGGCGTACAATGCGCTTCGACGACTATCGAAATTTTGCCTTCCCCTATTCGCTCTGTGAGAAAAATCGACGGCGCCTGGTCGGGAATCGTTCATTGGAGCGAACAGGAAGGCAAACGTTGGAATCCGGAAATCCGAAAGATGAAAGACGGGGATTGGCGGGAACTGATGCGCGCCATGAACGAGATCGAGATGAATATCGTTGTGATCGAAGAGACCCTCCGCCACCAGGAATATCATGGGAAGCACCAAATCGAAAAGAATGGATATAAAGGTTTGGCGTTTTATCCCTCGCAACTTTATCCCGGACGCATGGAGATGGCGGCCAAGGATCCGATCGATGCGATTTTGTCGGAAGCCGACATGCGAGGCATGTTCGTCTTTTTAGGCGTTGGAATGTACGCCTGGTTCGATTTCACGCCCGCTTCGCTGGAATGGCATAAGCGGACGGCGGAGGAATTATGGCAAAGATACGGCCATCATTCTTCTTTCTACGGATGGTATATTTCCGAAGAAGCGGCGGGTTCGCTTGCGCCTTTTTCTTCGAACAAGCCGGAAGACGTTCAGCGCTATCGCGAAGAGATCGTTCAGTTTTTTAAAGGATTCCGTGAATATGTGCAACGATTCGCGCCTGAAAAACCCATCATGCTGGCGCCGAATTGCCATTCCATGAAAAGCGGAGAAAAAACTTGGTGCGAGTTGTTGAAATACTGCGATATTGTTTGTCCCTTCGGCTTCCACCGTATGCCGGAGAATGACGTTTCGGGCGAAGAAGCGGCGCAATGGCTGCAAACGCTTTGCGACGAAGCGGGAGCGCATTTGTGGATGGATATGGAAGTATTTCTCTTCGGGCCGGAGAACGATTTGTATCCTCGTCCCATCGATGGACTCGTAAGCGACCTGGTCCGTTTCCCGAATTTCGAAAAAATCCTTTGTTTTCAATATCCTGGATTGATGAATGCGCAGTGGGCGTCTCTGAAGCCGGGCGGGCCGGATACGGTGAAATTATACGAGGATTATAAAAAATATTTGGATGAGCAATGGCTGCCTCAACATCAGCTCACTGAGACAAAGCCATAA
- a CDS encoding FG-GAP-like repeat-containing protein produces MPTVIYGWRDAAMLWRRTFLFLIFLFLSHPARLDAQIEIPPGYVLDPNGPYFLSVRAITIPDIDKASDFAVADLDGNGGKEIVVSSRDKGIIKVLKDFNLDDSNPTHFGLSAPSPEQLRIMDMDGDGLLDIAVSTRVDLVRQSVHIFYRTAGELEPQSFIPSVVFSMESATPPNPAFDLGDIDGDGDIDILFNRYDYSIGGSRLFFLRNEGNRQYTPIELMFNSNYAGKVYLEDFNLDGMLDLALLSSSASPKKGTFFYQGNGVGFDYQSYFSSSSPYLLATIESAVGGLDSVVVLDNNNTSYYSSNPVTLYYCTQKSPFLFVSVDDREGVYSWAMKYVSGLTGNGNGIFVSFIEQTIMGVKLFRIGDKGFVQEYPPFFPINIIPSSLQWEDINQDGLNDLLALETSQLPNMGNKIAILLQEPRFIPATPTPTPTMTPTFTPSPTATITPTWTPAPTFTPTATSTHTWTPSPTFTPTATSTHTWTPSPTFTPTVTSTYTPTSSPTFTPTVTSTYTLTPTPTFSPAATWTYTATPTATATYSPTPTFTSTATFTPTPTKTPAPTNTFSPTPSDTPSPASTNTPRLAPTYTFTPSATRTRTPTTKATDTPTPSFTPTNTLTPTPTPTFTATPSLTPTLSPTATFTPPPAATSTAVPTPPPSADRFTRRDVTEAGIDLQDLAFADADGDGREELFLISGEGNELVMLKIQDENEMQVKDRLGGLARPRTILPLLREARARLAVSLDIDFQLTLVDYSAADGFMEAARLDLWDVILRSFLVDYTGDGIPDIVTLGEFDGNLSIFPGKEDGTYEDGVILGVGRNTVDTAIFDMDKDGRMEVLILTKGSSTINLYQVLPGGFLFPVYNKKAGKDPVSCAVGDMDGDGFSDAVIANSGDNTLTLFLSGGAYGLNQRQSLATGEKPVFVLMKDMDGDGRDDILTVEEKANTVSIYYAKSLDAPVSMETVAQPVTIDAGDLNGDGRPEFAVIGSERDRAAVYLSDGGAAVGDWSLY; encoded by the coding sequence ATGCCAACCGTCATTTATGGTTGGCGAGATGCAGCGATGTTGTGGAGAAGAACGTTTCTATTCCTCATTTTCCTATTCTTGTCGCATCCCGCTCGCTTGGATGCGCAAATCGAAATCCCTCCGGGTTACGTACTCGATCCCAACGGACCGTATTTTCTATCTGTCCGTGCGATTACTATACCGGATATCGATAAAGCGTCCGATTTTGCCGTCGCCGATTTGGATGGAAACGGCGGCAAGGAAATCGTCGTCAGCTCGAGGGATAAAGGAATTATCAAGGTTCTTAAGGACTTCAATCTCGACGATTCGAATCCAACTCATTTTGGATTATCGGCGCCCTCTCCGGAACAATTGCGCATTATGGATATGGACGGTGACGGCCTATTAGATATCGCCGTATCGACGCGCGTCGATTTAGTGCGCCAATCCGTTCATATTTTCTATCGGACGGCGGGAGAATTGGAGCCGCAATCCTTCATTCCATCCGTCGTTTTTTCAATGGAATCCGCGACGCCGCCCAATCCTGCCTTCGACTTGGGAGATATCGATGGGGACGGAGATATCGATATCCTATTCAACCGTTACGATTATAGTATCGGCGGCAGCCGGTTGTTTTTCTTGCGGAACGAGGGGAACCGCCAATATACGCCCATTGAGCTGATGTTCAATTCCAATTACGCAGGCAAAGTTTATTTGGAGGATTTCAATCTCGATGGAATGCTCGATCTGGCGTTGCTTTCTTCTTCCGCCAGTCCTAAAAAGGGAACGTTTTTTTATCAAGGGAACGGCGTTGGATTCGATTACCAAAGTTATTTTTCATCGTCATCGCCCTATTTGCTGGCGACCATCGAATCGGCGGTTGGAGGTTTGGACTCGGTTGTAGTCCTTGATAATAATAATACATCCTATTATAGCTCCAATCCCGTTACGCTTTATTATTGCACCCAGAAATCCCCCTTTCTTTTTGTTTCCGTCGACGACCGGGAAGGCGTTTATTCGTGGGCGATGAAATATGTCTCGGGACTTACGGGAAACGGAAATGGAATTTTTGTTTCATTTATAGAACAAACGATTATGGGAGTGAAATTGTTCAGAATCGGCGATAAAGGTTTTGTGCAGGAATATCCGCCCTTTTTTCCCATTAATATCATTCCTAGTTCATTGCAATGGGAAGATATCAATCAAGACGGGCTGAACGATCTTCTGGCTTTGGAAACGTCTCAACTTCCCAATATGGGGAATAAGATCGCCATATTATTGCAAGAACCGCGATTTATCCCCGCTACCCCGACTCCGACGCCGACCATGACGCCGACCTTCACGCCATCGCCAACGGCGACGATTACGCCAACCTGGACGCCTGCTCCGACGTTTACACCCACAGCAACATCGACGCATACCTGGACGCCTTCGCCGACGTTTACACCCACAGCAACATCGACGCATACCTGGACGCCTTCGCCGACATTCACGCCAACAGTAACATCGACCTATACGCCGACGTCATCGCCGACGTTTACACCAACAGTAACATCGACCTATACACTGACGCCTACGCCGACATTCTCGCCTGCGGCGACATGGACATATACGGCAACGCCAACGGCGACGGCAACGTATTCGCCCACGCCGACATTTACTTCTACAGCGACATTCACGCCGACGCCGACAAAAACTCCTGCCCCGACTAACACCTTTTCGCCTACGCCATCGGATACGCCTAGTCCCGCCTCTACGAATACGCCTCGGCTTGCGCCGACATATACTTTCACGCCATCTGCAACCCGCACGCGAACGCCTACTACTAAAGCGACTGATACGCCGACTCCTTCTTTCACTCCTACTAATACATTGACTCCAACGCCGACGCCAACGTTTACCGCAACACCGTCTCTTACTCCAACTTTGTCGCCGACAGCGACGTTTACTCCCCCTCCCGCGGCGACGTCAACCGCCGTTCCTACGCCGCCGCCCTCGGCGGACCGGTTCACAAGAAGGGACGTTACCGAAGCGGGGATCGATTTGCAGGACCTGGCCTTCGCAGATGCGGATGGAGACGGGCGAGAAGAATTGTTCCTGATTTCGGGCGAGGGCAACGAACTCGTCATGCTGAAAATCCAGGACGAAAATGAAATGCAAGTAAAGGATCGTCTCGGCGGATTGGCGCGGCCGCGCACCATCTTGCCGCTTCTGCGAGAAGCGAGGGCGAGATTGGCGGTTTCCTTGGACATCGACTTTCAATTGACGTTAGTGGATTATTCCGCGGCGGATGGGTTCATGGAGGCGGCGCGGTTGGATTTGTGGGACGTGATCCTGCGCTCGTTCCTCGTCGATTATACGGGTGATGGGATTCCTGACATCGTAACGCTGGGCGAGTTCGATGGGAACCTGAGCATCTTTCCAGGCAAAGAAGACGGGACGTATGAAGACGGCGTCATTCTTGGCGTGGGAAGAAATACCGTCGATACGGCGATCTTCGATATGGATAAAGACGGGCGGATGGAAGTATTGATCCTTACCAAGGGATCGTCGACGATCAATCTTTACCAAGTTTTGCCGGGCGGATTTCTTTTTCCCGTTTATAACAAAAAGGCGGGTAAGGACCCCGTCTCTTGCGCCGTCGGAGATATGGATGGCGATGGATTCTCAGACGCCGTTATCGCCAATAGCGGGGATAATACGCTAACGCTCTTCCTCAGCGGCGGCGCCTATGGCTTGAATCAACGCCAAAGCCTGGCCACGGGGGAAAAGCCGGTATTCGTATTGATGAAAGATATGGATGGGGACGGACGGGACGATATTTTAACTGTGGAGGAAAAGGCCAATACGGTTTCCATTTATTATGCGAAATCCTTGGATGCGCCTGTATCGATGGAGACCGTCGCCCAACCCGTGACTATAGACGCCGGGGATTTAAATGGCGACGGGCGTCCCGAATTCGCCGTGATTGGAAGCGAGCGAGATAGAGCGGCCGTTTACTTGTCCGATGGCGGCGCGGCGGTTGGGGATTGGTCTTTGTATTGA